In the Halococcus sediminicola genome, GTCCTCTCGGACATGATGCTCGCCATCAACCGCGAACAGACGCGCCGCTTCGAGGCGCTCGTCGAGAACGCCCGGCCAGACGGACGTGAGTCGGCCGTCGAGAGCGAGCCACGAACCGAGGGCGCTCGGCTGGACGATCGGCGTGTGAGCGGACGGGCGGGCGAGCGCGACTAGAACAGCGACCGAAGTCGCCCCAGCAGTCCGCTGGGGGCCGACCGCCGCTGCTTTTCGAAGACCGGATGGAGCGCATCAAGCAGTTCGTCCTCGGAGTCGAACCGTTCTTTTCCTACTCGTTCGAGCGCCGTCGAGAGCGCCAGTCCGTTGCCGGCCGGGTCACAGGGGACTTTCGGGTCGTCGAGCGCGCGCACCAGTTCCGCCGAATCGACCGGGTAAGAGACGTCCGCGCGGTCGAGACGCTCGGCGAGCGCGGCGATACCGAACGCGAGACTCTCCGGCTCGTCCGTGTCGTCCTGCGGCGGTCGGACACCCATGTCCGGACGTGGCGACCGACCGACGAAAACCCTCCGGCACTGCTCGCGGCCATCGGTCAAGGATTCGGTCGCCTCGCTGTGTGGGTTCGAGTAGCCGGGAAGTGAAGTGTCGAATGAAGTTATCGGGGATACCGAATGAAAATCCCATCGCACCGAAATCGGCGACAGGTCGCGTGAAATCGGCCGTTCGAGCGCTACTCGACGGTTATCCGTCCCGTGCGAGTGCTCGCGTTGACCGTCACCGAGTAGGCGATCTCGCCGGTCTTGAAGGTGCTCGTGTCGATGGTGAACGTCACCTCCTGCGATTCGCCCGCGTCGAGCGTGACGCTCTGTTCGTCGGTGACGTTCTGGCCGACGGACGTGATGACCTCGTTGGTGAACTTGTCGGTGAAGCTCCCCGGCGCGAGGAGGTCGAACCACGCGCCGTCGGCGACGCGCTCGGCGAGCACGCGCAGGTCGAGTGCGGGGTCGTACGCCTCGCCACGCCGGTTGTTGTAGTTCCGGATGTAGTCGACGTCCGGCGAGACCGAGATGAGCTTCGCCTTCTTGTCGTCGATGAGGGTGACCAACTCGTCCTGTGTCGGGTCCGACGAGATCCGGTCGCTGTCCTCGTTCGTGATGTCGATGAGCACGGTTTTGGCGTCCGAGCGCGCCGAGAGCGCGTTCAGCGAGCCACGGATCGCCCGGTAGTTGGCCTCGAACGCCCCGCTTGCGGAGATACCGTCGATGGTCCGTTCGGTCTGGCCGACGTCGCTGGTGTAGTCCTGTCGCAGCGTCGCCGAGCCTTTGCCGTAGGTCACGACCGCAAAGCGGGCGTCGATGCCCTGACTGTCGAGTTCGTTGTTGAACCCGCGAATGTCGTCTCTGACCTGATCGATGTAGGGCTGCATGCTTCCCGAGTCGTCGAGCAAGAACACGACGTCGACCTTCCCGCTACTCTGTCCGGCGGCGGTGAGCGTCGCGTTCTCGGTGCAGCCGTTCGCCCGGCCGGTGTTGGTGACGTTCGCGGTGACCGTTGCCTGCTCGCCACGCGTCACGGTGTCCGGTGCCGTGACGTCGCTCACCTCGACGCTACACCGCGGGACGAACCCACTGCCCGAGAGGGGTATCGTCACGGCCTGCTGGTTCACGGCGTCGCTTTCGATCGCCAGACTCGCCGCCTTCGGACCGGCCGAGGTGGGCGAGAAGCCGACGGTGATCTCTCGCACCTCGCCGGGTGCGAGCGTGAACGGGCCACCGCCGTCGACGATGCTGAACTCCTCGCCGTTCGCGCCGACGATGCTCGTGTCGGTCACTGCAAGCGGCGCGCTCCCGTCGTTCGTGACCGTAATCGTCGTCGTGTTCGTGGTCCCGGTTGCCACCTCACCGAAGTCGTGCCGAGCCGGGTCCGCGACGAGGTTCGACGCGGTGCCCGTCCCGGTGAGCGCCGCGGTGACGGTGGACTGCTCGGGATCGTTGCTCTGCACTTCGATGGTCGCGCTCTTTGCGCCGGCGGAACCGGGCGCAAACTCCACGGTTATCTCTCGACTCTGGCCCGGTTCGACCGTGAACGGGGCGTCGGGACCGATCACGGTGAACTCGCTCGCGTCCGCGCCGACGACGTTCACCGCACTCACGTCGAGTCCTGCGGTGCCGTCGTTCGTGACGGTGAACGTCGTGGTGTTCACCGACCCAGCCGGCACTTCGCCCAAGTCACGCGTCTCGGGTGTGAGCGAGATGGATGGTGCGATGCTTTCGCCCGACAGCGGTACCGTCACGGTTGGCTGGTTCGCGGCGTCGCTCTCGACGACGAGCGTCGCCTTCTTCTCGCCCGTCGTCGTCGGCGCGAAGTCGATGCGCACCTCGACGCTTTGCGATTCGCCGGGCTGGAGCGTGAACGGCCCACTCCCATCGACGATGGTGAAGTCGCCGGCGTCCGGACCCACGATGCTCGTCGACGAGACTGACAGCGGTGCGTCCCCGTCGTTGGTGACGGTGAAGTTCTTCGTCTGACTGCCACCGTTTGGCACCTGCCGGTAGTCGTAACTCGGTGGGTCGACGACGATATTCGACGCGGTGCCCGTCCCGGTGAGAGCCGCGGTGACGGTGGGCCGGTCGGGGTCGTCGCTTTCGAGTTCGAGGGTCGCGCTCTTCGCGCCCGTCGAGTTCGGAACGAATCTGACCCGGATGTCGCGCGATTCGCCGGGAGCCAGCATGTACGACCGTCCACCGTCGACGAGCGCGAACTCCTCGGCGTTCGCACCGGAGATGGTCGTCCCCGAGACGGTGAGCGGCGCATTGCCGTCGTTCGTGACCGTGAACGTCGTGACGTTACCCGTGTTGACCGCCACGTCGCCGTAATCGTAACTCTCCGACGAGAGACCGATCGTCGGCTTGACGCTCTGGCCGGTGAGTGGCACCGTCACGGTCGGCTGGTCGGGATCGTCGCTCTCGACGACCAACTGTGCGTTCTTCTCGCCGGTGGTCGTCGGCGCGAACTGCACTGTCACTTCCTGTGACTCGCCCGGTGCAAGCGTGAACGGTCCACCGCCGTCGGTGATCGTGAACGCACCTGCGTCGTCACCCCCGATGCTCGTTCCCGAGATCGCAAGCGGCGCGGTGCCGTCGTTCGTGACGGTGACCGTCTGGGTGGCGTTCCCGTCGTTCACCACGTCGCCGTAGTCGAGGTTCGCGGGATCGACGGCGATGTTCGACTCGATACCCGTTCCGGAGATGTCCGACGAGACGGTCGGTTGGTCGGGATCGTTGCTCCGCACTTCGAGTCTCGCGCTCTTCGTGCCCGTCGATTCGGGAGCGAACTCGACGGTTAGCTCCCGACTCTCGCCGGGACCGAGCGTGAACGCGCCGCCACCGCCGACGACGGTGAACGCAGCCGCGTCCGCCCCGGTGATACTCGTTCCGCTCACGTCGAGCGGTGCAGTGCCGTCGTTCGTGACCGTGAACGTCGTCGTGTTCGCCGATCCCGTGGGAATCTCGCCGTAATCGTTGCTTGACGGGGAGAGAGCGACGTTCGGTGCGACGCTCTCACCGGCGAGTGATACCGTGACGGTTGGCTGGTCGCCGTCGTCGCTGTCGATGGCGAGTGTCGCGCTCTTCGAACCGGTCGAGGAGGGCGCGAACTGGACGGTGACTTCGCGGGACTCGCCGGGACCGAGCGTGAACGGTCCACCACCGTCGGTGATGGTGAATTCGCCGGCATCCGCACCCGAGAGCGTCGTCCCGGAAACCGACAGCGGCGCAGTCCCGTCGTTCGTCACCAGGAACGTGCGCGTGCTCTCTCCGTCGTCGGGAACCTCACCGTAGTCGAGGCTCGTGGGGTCGACCACGATGTTCGACTGGGTGCCGGTGCCCGACAGCGAACTCGTCAGCGTGGGACTGTCCGGGTCGTCGCTGTCGATGGCGAGTGTTGCGTTCTTCGCGCCCGTCGAGGTGGGTGCGAACGCCACAGTGACTTCGCGCGATTCGTCCGGTGCGAGCGTGAACGATCCGTCACCCGAAACGAAGGTGTACTGGTCCGCGTCGGCACCGATCAATCGGGTTCCGCTCACGTCGAGCGGCGCAGTGCCGTCGTTCGTGACGGTGAACGTCTGCGTATCGCCGGAACCGACCGCCACGTCACCGTAGTCGTACGTTTCGGGGGTGAGCACCGCGTTGGGTTCGACGCTGCCGCCGGAGAGCGGTACCGTCACCGTGGGCTGGTCGGCGTCGTCGCTCTCGATGACGACTTCCGCCGTCTTGTCACCCGTCGAGGAGGGCGCGAACTGGACGGTGACTTCGCGGGACTCGCCCGGTGCGAGCGTGAACGGTCCACCGCCGTCGGTAATGGTGAATTCGCCGGCATCCCGCCCGGAGATGGTCGCCCCGGAAACCGACAGCGGTGCGTCGCCGTCGTTGGTCACCGTAACCGTCTGCGTCGCCTGGCCGTCGTTCGAGACGTCACCGTAGTCGAGGCTCGCGGGATCGACGGCGATGTTCGACTGGGTGGCCTGTCCCGTGAGCGAACCCGTGACCGTCGGGCTGTCCGCGTCGTCGCTCGCGACTTCGAGCGTCGCGCTCTTCGCGCCCGTCGAGGTCGGCGAGAACGCGACGGTTATCGTTCTGGTTTCGTTCGGTGACAGCTCGAAGGAGCCACCGCCGTCGGTGATCGTGAACTCGCCGGCGTCCGCACCCGCGATGGTGACGTCCGAAACCGACAGCGGCGCGCTTCCATCGTTTCGGACCACGAAGGCCCGTGTCTCGGCCGACTCCACCGGCACGTCGCCGTAGTCGCGTGCATCTGGCGTGAGCGTGATGTCCGGTTCGGTGCTCGTTCCTCTCAAGGGGATCGTCAGCGTCGGCTGGTCAGCATTGTCGCTCTCGACGACGAGCTGGGCGGCTTTGTCGCCTGTCGTGGTCGGGGCGAATCGTACCTCGATCTCGCGTGACTCTCCCGGTTCGAGGTCGAACGCTCCGCCGCCCGAGAGGATGGTGAACGAACCTGGATCCATCCCGGCGATGGTAACGCTCGAGGCCGACAGCGGCCCGTTGCCGTCGTTCGTGATGGTGAAGGTTTGCGTTGCATTTCGGTCGTTGGGAACCTCACCGTAGTCGTGGCTCGGGGAGTCGACCGCGACGTTCGATTGGGTGCCGGTTCCCGACAGCGCCGCCGTGAGTGTCTCGCCCGCGTTGTTGTCGACGGCGAGAGTGGCACTCTTCGCACCAACCGAGGTGGGTGCGAATCGCACTCTGATCTCTCGGGATTCACCGGGTGCGAGCGTGAACGCCCCACTACCGTCAGTGATCGCGAACTCGCCCGCGTTCGGGCCAGTGATAGTCGTCTCCGAAACCGACAACGGCGCAGTGCCGTCGTTCGTGACCGTGAACGTCGTGACGTTCGTGGACCCGGTGGCTACGTCGCCATACTCGTGTTCGGTGGGTGAAATCGTGATGCCCGGTGCGACGCTACTGCCCGCCACCGGCACCGTCACGGTTGGCTGATCGCCGTCGTCGCTCTCGACGACGACGTTGGCGTTTTTCGCTCCCGTCGAGGTGGGCGCGAACTGGACGGTGACTTCGCGGGACTCGCCCGGTGCGAGCGTGAACGGTCCACCGTTGTCCGTGATGGTGAACTCGCCGGCACCACCCTCGACCGACGTCCCGGTGACGTCGAGCGGCGCGTCGCCGTCGTTGGTCACAGTGAACGTCTGCGTCGAGGTGTCACCGTTCGAGACATCCCCGTAGGCGAGGCTCGCTGGCTCGACGACGATGTTCGACTGCGAGCCGGTACCGGACAGCGCCGCCGAGAGGACGCCGCCATCCGCCGCTTCGCTGACGACTTCGAGGGCTGCGTTCTTCGCTCCCGCCGAAGTAGGACCGAACCGTACTCGGACTTCGTGTGACTCGCCTGGGGCAAGCGTGAACTGCCCGCCACCGGCAGTGACGGTGAACTGGTCTGCATCCGCCCCGGTGATCCGGGTCGCGGTCACGCTGAGCGGTGCAGTACCGTCGTTCGTGACCGTGAATGTCTGCGTATCGCCGGAGTCGACCGGCACGCTCCCGTACTCGTGCTCCGTCGGCGTCAGTCCGATCGTCGGCTGGACGCCGGTCCCGGAGAGCGTGGACGAAACCGTGGGGCTATCCGGGTCGTCGCTTGCGACGTCGAGCGTCGCGGTCTGCTGGCCGGTCGCGGTCGGCGAGAATCGGACGGTGACGTCGTGCGAGTCGCCGGGTGCGAGCGTGAACGAGCCACCGCCGTCGGTGATCTCGAACTGGTCGGCGTTCGAACCCGTCAGTGTACTTCCGGCGACCGCAAGGTCGCTGTCACCGTCGTTGGTGATGGTGAACGTCTGGGTTCCGTTCGTCCCGACGAGCGTCTCACCGTAGTCCGACGTCGCGGGTGAGAGGGCGATGTTCGGCGACCCAGGCGGTTCCGGAGTAGTGGTTTCGGTCGGTGGCGTCGTTGTGGTCGTCTGAGTAGTCGTGATTGGCGTCGTGGCCGTGGTTGTCGAAGTGACGGTTTCGGTCGGCTCCGTCGTCGGCGACGGATTCGTCGTAGCCGGCGGAGTGGAAGTCGTCGTGGTGTCCGTCGGCGGGGTGGCGGTTGCTGTCGCGGTCGGCGAAGCGGTAGGCGTTGGAGTCGTCGTCGGGGCTGTGCTGGTTGGGTTCGGTGCTGTCGTGGGTGTTCCCGGCGACTGAGTTGCCGTCTCCGTTGCCGTGCCCGTTTCTGTGGGCTGTTCCGCCGTCGGCGATGACGTCACGGTGGCGGTGTTCGTCGTCGGGGATTCGGTCGTCGTGTCCGATGGCGTGGTCGTGGACGCCGTCGTCGGTACCGTCTCGGTCGAGGTCGAAGGCGGTGATTCGGTCGGTGTGCTGGTCTCGGTGCGTGTGGACGACGGCGGTTGTGTCGTCGATTCGGACGGTTGCGTGGTCGTCGACGTGTCCGGGGACGCCGTCGTCGTGTCGGTTGCCGTCGGCGCTGGTTCGGCAGTCGCTGTCGCCGTCGGTTCCGGTTCGCCGGGCGATTCGGTCTGCGGAGCGGTGGGTGATTGCGAACCGCTACCGGGAACCGTCGGCATCGCCGGTGAGGTGGACGGTGGGGCGGTCGGCTCCGAGGGCGTCACGCCCTCGTCGGTCCCCGAAACGTCGCTGTCGACGGTCGTGTTCGACGGGATCGTCGCGCCGTCGTCGATCGAGACACCTGGACGAATCTTCACGTTTTGACCGATGAGTACGTTCTGACCGATCGAGACGCCGCTCCCGATCCGTGTTCCCGAACCTATCTGAGTGCCGTCGCCGATGGACACGTCACGGCTCACGATGACGCCGGCACCGATGGTGACGCCCGACCCGACCGTGACGTTGCGCCCGAGGAGCGTTCGATGACTCACGCTCGTCTCGCTTGCGACGGTCGCGTTGTCACCGACGACGACGCCGGGACCGAGCGTGACGTTCTCGCCGAAAGTGGCGGAGTCACCGGCGACGGCGGTTCGGTCGCTGGTGGTATCGTAAGCGTCGGGGAGGGCGACCGAGAACGTGTGCGTTCCGGGACCGAGAGTGGCCGAGTCCGCATCGACGAAGGTCTGGTCCGGCTCGGTCTCCGGGCTCCAGCCGGGACCGGGTTTCCGGTAGCTCACGAGCGAGAGAGGGACGTTACACCCGTCTCGAATCGTGACTGTCGTCGTCGCAGTGCCGTCTTTCACGGTGATCTCCCGACTTTCGATACACTCGGTGTAGCTCTCGTTCGAAGCCGTGAGGTTGCCGGAATGACGCGTCAGCGCACGCTTGCTATCGCCGTGGGCGAACCGAATCAGTCGATCGTCCGCATAGGTCCCCTCGTCGTCCCCGAACTGCTTGATCGGAGCCCCGAAGACAAGATCCACTTGGTAGAACGCGACGACTCGGTCCGTTTCCGCAACGGTTGAGACCGACGATCCCGTCCGGGAACCGTTTGGAGCGCCGGACGAGCGATTCGTCGCCGCCGAATCGGACTGGCTGACTGAAATGCTCTCTCCCGAAGCGCTGTCGGAGCGAGAGTCGGCCAGTGATGTATTGGGTTGCGTCCCTCCCGCCGCAGTATCCATCGAAGACCGTGGCTGCGAAGCCGGAGTGGCAAGTATTCCGGCCGGGACCGTCGAGACGACGACTATGAGCGAAACGATAACCACAAGAGAATGTTTCTTGCTTACCATTCGTTAGTAGATTTGCACCTCTCGTGAAGTAAAACAACGATCATAGTGGAAACATCTGCTGGTAGCCACATTATTTTATAGTGGTTGCGGAGCATAGATGTGATACGCACACAAAATTCTACAGGGTGAATATCAGCATCCAACCTCTAAATATTCGCGACGATGATGTTCTACTCTGTATGGCCGACTCTATACCGATAGTTCTCTACCGTTCACGACCGTCTACTCTCGGCTCGAATTGTCGAGAGATCAGCCGTTGAGTTTGTCGATGTCGCGTGCAGCCTCGGCTTGCTCACGAACCGATTCGAGCGTTGCGCTCGGACTCGTTGCGGCGACGGCCGCGTTGACGGCCCCTTCGAGAACCGGCCCATCGGCGATCGCCGCCTCGACGTCGCTCGTCTCGATAGCCACCTCGGCGTTCATGACCGCACTCCCGAGGTCGACGAGGACCACGACACCGTTGCCGTCGTCGGCTGCCACGAGCGCATCCTGGATGTCGTCCGGCACGGTGCCGATGCCGCCGCTTCCGTCGCCCCCGACCGGTTCGATGCGAACGTCGGTGGCCATCTCCGCCGCCACCTCGACGATGCCAGCGGCGGCGGTTTCGCTGTGAGAGACGACGACGAGTCCGATCATGCGTCCGGCTCCTCGTCGGGCACCGTCGGTGAGGTGGCGTCGGTGGCCGATTCCACAGCCACATCGAGTCGGTCCTCCGCCACCGCCGACAGCGTCTCGATGATGAACAGCGTGCTCGTTGCCCCCGGGTCCTGATGACCGACCGACCGCCACCCGAGATACGACGCCCGGCCCTTCGATACGCGAATCGGGACGGTGAACGCAACCCCGCGCTCGGCCGCGTCGACCGCTTTCGCAAGCGCTCGTGCTGGGGGGATGTCGTCGACTTCGATGGATTTTTTGAACGTCTGGACGGCCGGTGTGAGTGCGTCGACCATCGTCCCGTCGCCGACCGCAGCGCCACCACGATCCTGTACCTTCTCCAGATAGGTCTCGGCGAACGCGACGGCACTTTCGGCCGAAAGGCCGTCTTCGAGTTCCGTACTGGCAAAGATTATCGAGCCGCCATACAGCGGTCCGGAGGCCCCGCCGATTTCCGAGAGAAGCGTTCTGCCGACCGTTTCCACGACTGTCGCGACGTCGGGATCGTCGAGGTCCGCGACGGCCGTAACGGCCTTCGACCATCCACGAGCCATGTTGCCACCGTGGTCTGCGTCACCGATCGCCGAATCGAGATCAGTGAGATGATCACGTTCGGCTTCGAGCCGTTCGGCGACGGCTTCGATCGCCTCGATGGCTGCCTCGGCCGCCCCGCTCATCGTTCCGTCAGTGCGGGCGTATCGACCGGCTCACCCAGTAGTTCCTTGAGTTCCTCGTCGACGGCACAGATCGTGATCGAGCAGCCCGCCATATCGAGCGAGGTCATGTAGTCCCCGACCCATGCGTCCCACGTCTCGATGTCGTGGCCGTCGAGCAATGCTTGCAGGCGGCGGTTGACGACGAACAGTTCCATCAACGGTGTCGCCCCCATCCCGTTGACGATGGTGACGACCTCGGTGCCTGAATCGAGATCGAGGTCGTCGAGCACCGTTTCGGTCAACTCGTCGATGATCTCGTCGGCGGACGTGATTTCGGCTCGTCTGACGCCGGGTTCGCCGTGGATACCGATGCCGAGTTCGATCTCGTCGTCGTCCAGATCGAAGGTCGGTTCCCCCTTCTCGGGTGTGACACAGGACGTCAGCGCCATCCCCATCGTCCCGACGTTGTCGATTACTTTCTGGGCAACCCGTTCGACCTCGTCGAGTTCTGCGCCCTGTGCGGCTTTCGCTCCCGCCGCCCTGTGTACGAGAATCGTTC is a window encoding:
- a CDS encoding DUF5789 family protein, producing MGVRPPQDDTDEPESLAFGIAALAERLDRADVSYPVDSAELVRALDDPKVPCDPAGNGLALSTALERVGKERFDSEDELLDALHPVFEKQRRSAPSGLLGRLRSLF
- the dhaL gene encoding dihydroxyacetone kinase subunit DhaL, with translation MSGAAEAAIEAIEAVAERLEAERDHLTDLDSAIGDADHGGNMARGWSKAVTAVADLDDPDVATVVETVGRTLLSEIGGASGPLYGGSIIFASTELEDGLSAESAVAFAETYLEKVQDRGGAAVGDGTMVDALTPAVQTFKKSIEVDDIPPARALAKAVDAAERGVAFTVPIRVSKGRASYLGWRSVGHQDPGATSTLFIIETLSAVAEDRLDVAVESATDATSPTVPDEEPDA
- a CDS encoding PTS-dependent dihydroxyacetone kinase phosphotransferase subunit DhaM, whose amino-acid sequence is MIGLVVVSHSETAAAGIVEVAAEMATDVRIEPVGGDGSGGIGTVPDDIQDALVAADDGNGVVVLVDLGSAVMNAEVAIETSDVEAAIADGPVLEGAVNAAVAATSPSATLESVREQAEAARDIDKLNG
- a CDS encoding choice-of-anchor D domain-containing protein, with protein sequence MDLVFGAPIKQFGDDEGTYADDRLIRFAHGDSKRALTRHSGNLTASNESYTECIESREITVKDGTATTTVTIRDGCNVPLSLVSYRKPGPGWSPETEPDQTFVDADSATLGPGTHTFSVALPDAYDTTSDRTAVAGDSATFGENVTLGPGVVVGDNATVASETSVSHRTLLGRNVTVGSGVTIGAGVIVSRDVSIGDGTQIGSGTRIGSGVSIGQNVLIGQNVKIRPGVSIDDGATIPSNTTVDSDVSGTDEGVTPSEPTAPPSTSPAMPTVPGSGSQSPTAPQTESPGEPEPTATATAEPAPTATDTTTASPDTSTTTQPSESTTQPPSSTRTETSTPTESPPSTSTETVPTTASTTTPSDTTTESPTTNTATVTSSPTAEQPTETGTATETATQSPGTPTTAPNPTSTAPTTTPTPTASPTATATATPPTDTTTTSTPPATTNPSPTTEPTETVTSTTTATTPITTTQTTTTTPPTETTTPEPPGSPNIALSPATSDYGETLVGTNGTQTFTITNDGDSDLAVAGSTLTGSNADQFEITDGGGSFTLAPGDSHDVTVRFSPTATGQQTATLDVASDDPDSPTVSSTLSGTGVQPTIGLTPTEHEYGSVPVDSGDTQTFTVTNDGTAPLSVTATRITGADADQFTVTAGGGQFTLAPGESHEVRVRFGPTSAGAKNAALEVVSEAADGGVLSAALSGTGSQSNIVVEPASLAYGDVSNGDTSTQTFTVTNDGDAPLDVTGTSVEGGAGEFTITDNGGPFTLAPGESREVTVQFAPTSTGAKNANVVVESDDGDQPTVTVPVAGSSVAPGITISPTEHEYGDVATGSTNVTTFTVTNDGTAPLSVSETTITGPNAGEFAITDGSGAFTLAPGESREIRVRFAPTSVGAKSATLAVDNNAGETLTAALSGTGTQSNVAVDSPSHDYGEVPNDRNATQTFTITNDGNGPLSASSVTIAGMDPGSFTILSGGGAFDLEPGESREIEVRFAPTTTGDKAAQLVVESDNADQPTLTIPLRGTSTEPDITLTPDARDYGDVPVESAETRAFVVRNDGSAPLSVSDVTIAGADAGEFTITDGGGSFELSPNETRTITVAFSPTSTGAKSATLEVASDDADSPTVTGSLTGQATQSNIAVDPASLDYGDVSNDGQATQTVTVTNDGDAPLSVSGATISGRDAGEFTITDGGGPFTLAPGESREVTVQFAPSSTGDKTAEVVIESDDADQPTVTVPLSGGSVEPNAVLTPETYDYGDVAVGSGDTQTFTVTNDGTAPLDVSGTRLIGADADQYTFVSGDGSFTLAPDESREVTVAFAPTSTGAKNATLAIDSDDPDSPTLTSSLSGTGTQSNIVVDPTSLDYGEVPDDGESTRTFLVTNDGTAPLSVSGTTLSGADAGEFTITDGGGPFTLGPGESREVTVQFAPSSTGSKSATLAIDSDDGDQPTVTVSLAGESVAPNVALSPSSNDYGEIPTGSANTTTFTVTNDGTAPLDVSGTSITGADAAAFTVVGGGGAFTLGPGESRELTVEFAPESTGTKSARLEVRSNDPDQPTVSSDISGTGIESNIAVDPANLDYGDVVNDGNATQTVTVTNDGTAPLAISGTSIGGDDAGAFTITDGGGPFTLAPGESQEVTVQFAPTTTGEKNAQLVVESDDPDQPTVTVPLTGQSVKPTIGLSSESYDYGDVAVNTGNVTTFTVTNDGNAPLTVSGTTISGANAEEFALVDGGRSYMLAPGESRDIRVRFVPNSTGAKSATLELESDDPDRPTVTAALTGTGTASNIVVDPPSYDYRQVPNGGSQTKNFTVTNDGDAPLSVSSTSIVGPDAGDFTIVDGSGPFTLQPGESQSVEVRIDFAPTTTGEKKATLVVESDAANQPTVTVPLSGESIAPSISLTPETRDLGEVPAGSVNTTTFTVTNDGTAGLDVSAVNVVGADASEFTVIGPDAPFTVEPGQSREITVEFAPGSAGAKSATIEVQSNDPEQSTVTAALTGTGTASNLVADPARHDFGEVATGTTNTTTITVTNDGSAPLAVTDTSIVGANGEEFSIVDGGGPFTLAPGEVREITVGFSPTSAGPKAASLAIESDAVNQQAVTIPLSGSGFVPRCSVEVSDVTAPDTVTRGEQATVTANVTNTGRANGCTENATLTAAGQSSGKVDVVFLLDDSGSMQPYIDQVRDDIRGFNNELDSQGIDARFAVVTYGKGSATLRQDYTSDVGQTERTIDGISASGAFEANYRAIRGSLNALSARSDAKTVLIDITNEDSDRISSDPTQDELVTLIDDKKAKLISVSPDVDYIRNYNNRRGEAYDPALDLRVLAERVADGAWFDLLAPGSFTDKFTNEVITSVGQNVTDEQSVTLDAGESQEVTFTIDTSTFKTGEIAYSVTVNASTRTGRITVE
- the dhaK gene encoding dihydroxyacetone kinase subunit DhaK, coding for MKKLINDTDDVVDEMLDGMVAAYPDRLRRLPETEVLVREDAPVEGKVGVVSGGGSGHEPAHAGYIGDGMLDGAAAGDVFSSPTADEFEALLDACDAGEGVLAVVKNYEGDVMNFDTASDLAEMDGVEVATVVVNDDVAVEDSEYTSGRRGVCGTILVHRAAGAKAAQGAELDEVERVAQKVIDNVGTMGMALTSCVTPEKGEPTFDLDDDEIELGIGIHGEPGVRRAEITSADEIIDELTETVLDDLDLDSGTEVVTIVNGMGATPLMELFVVNRRLQALLDGHDIETWDAWVGDYMTSLDMAGCSITICAVDEELKELLGEPVDTPALTER